Proteins from a single region of Lysinibacillus sp. JNUCC-52:
- the cotE gene encoding outer spore coat protein CotE translates to MKRVEGGIALKRLRQIVTKAVVAKGKKRTEERVTLCPTNKPTSILGCWVINHTCSAKKVGKFVEVSGKFDVNVWYAYSNHSKTAVFSETVHYKDKVKLNFRDGEVTVGDDVRVRVIQEPNCMEAVISPCGTKFEIVVERETVVEVMGEMTICISVHPLDFEEEWNFNDESSSSSSSSSSSSSSSSSSSSSSEGRFVLESSSFPDERPR, encoded by the coding sequence GTGAAAAGAGTCGAAGGAGGAATTGCGCTGAAACGTTTACGACAAATCGTGACGAAAGCAGTAGTTGCCAAAGGGAAGAAGAGAACGGAAGAACGTGTAACGTTATGTCCAACAAATAAACCGACGAGTATTCTCGGTTGCTGGGTAATCAACCATACTTGTTCAGCAAAAAAAGTCGGTAAATTTGTAGAAGTGTCAGGAAAGTTTGATGTGAATGTATGGTATGCTTATAGTAATCATTCGAAAACAGCAGTGTTTTCAGAAACGGTTCACTATAAAGACAAGGTAAAACTTAATTTTAGAGATGGCGAAGTTACAGTTGGCGATGATGTGCGTGTGCGTGTAATACAAGAACCAAATTGCATGGAAGCGGTAATTTCTCCATGTGGAACAAAATTTGAAATTGTAGTAGAACGCGAGACTGTTGTTGAAGTAATGGGTGAAATGACAATTTGTATTAGTGTACATCCGCTAGATTTCGAAGAGGAATGGAATTTTAATGATGAAAGCTCATCTTCATCTTCCTCATCAAGTTCTAGTTCAAGCTCCAGTTCTTCTAGCAGCTCAAGCAGTGAAGGAAGATTTGTTTTAGAGTCCTCGTCGTTTCCTGATGAACGTCCTAGATAA
- a CDS encoding RicAFT regulatory complex protein RicA family protein — protein sequence MTQVLYTKEDLIKKSHEIAHMIANTPEVDFFKKAEAQINENQLVRERIASLKSLQKQAVNFQHLGKEKALKMIEDKIEKIEEEINAIPVVQQFKESQGDVNDLLQLVSNTIANNVTNEIVRSTGGDVLRGETGSSVQNSQPGSCS from the coding sequence ATGACACAAGTATTGTATACAAAAGAAGATTTAATTAAAAAATCCCATGAAATTGCGCATATGATTGCGAATACACCAGAAGTCGATTTTTTTAAAAAAGCTGAAGCACAAATTAATGAAAACCAACTTGTTCGTGAACGTATTGCTAGCTTAAAAAGCTTACAAAAACAAGCAGTTAACTTTCAACACTTAGGTAAAGAAAAAGCATTAAAAATGATCGAAGACAAAATTGAAAAAATTGAAGAAGAAATTAATGCTATTCCTGTTGTGCAGCAATTTAAAGAATCACAAGGTGATGTAAATGACTTATTACAATTAGTGTCGAATACAATTGCCAATAACGTTACAAATGAAATTGTGCGTTCAACAGGTGGCGATGTATTGCGCGGTGAAACTGGATCTTCTGTACAAAATTCTCAACCAGGTAGCTGTTCATAA
- the miaB gene encoding tRNA (N6-isopentenyl adenosine(37)-C2)-methylthiotransferase MiaB — translation MNEEQRLTSQQVNQPKKEDKPEKDYSKYFEKVFTAPSLKDAKKRGKEEVKYHKDFQIAEQFAGMGEGRTFYIRTYGCQMNEHDTEVMAGIFMQLGYTSTEIIEEADVVLLNTCAIRENAENKVFGELGFLLKYKRKNPEMLIGVCGCMSQEESVVNKILKTYPHVDMVFGTHNIHRLPNILKEAYMSKEMVVEVWSKEGDVIENLPKKRLGSIKAWVNIMYGCDKFCTYCIVPYTRGKERSRRPEEIIAEVRELAAAGYKEIMLLGQNVNAYGKDFEDLDYRLGDLMDELRKIDIPRIRFTTSHPRDFDDYLIEVLAKGGNLVEHIHLPVQSGSNEVLKIMARKYSREHFLSLVDKIKAAIPGVTLTTDIIVGYPNETEEQFEETISLYREVGFEMAFTYIYSPREGTPAAKMVDNVPEEVKKERLHRLNAVVQEYSRKALEGLKGEIVEVLVEGTSKRRDDVLAGYTRKNRLVNFKAPTELIGQLVKVKITEATSYSLTGEFVEVVKNEKVEA, via the coding sequence ATGAATGAGGAACAACGATTAACTAGTCAACAAGTCAATCAACCAAAAAAAGAAGACAAGCCTGAAAAGGATTATAGTAAATATTTTGAGAAGGTCTTTACAGCACCTTCATTAAAAGATGCAAAAAAACGTGGCAAAGAAGAAGTGAAATACCATAAAGACTTCCAAATTGCAGAACAATTTGCTGGCATGGGTGAGGGACGGACATTCTATATCCGTACATATGGTTGCCAAATGAATGAGCATGATACGGAAGTGATGGCTGGGATCTTTATGCAGCTTGGCTATACTTCAACAGAGATTATCGAGGAAGCAGATGTGGTGTTACTGAATACATGTGCAATCCGTGAAAATGCAGAAAACAAAGTATTTGGAGAGCTTGGTTTCCTGCTAAAATATAAACGTAAAAATCCAGAAATGTTAATTGGTGTATGTGGCTGTATGTCACAAGAAGAATCTGTAGTAAATAAAATATTAAAAACATACCCACATGTCGATATGGTATTTGGAACGCACAATATTCATCGATTGCCAAATATTTTAAAAGAAGCTTACATGTCGAAGGAAATGGTTGTAGAAGTTTGGTCTAAAGAGGGCGACGTTATTGAAAACTTGCCGAAGAAACGTTTAGGTTCCATTAAAGCCTGGGTCAATATTATGTACGGCTGTGACAAGTTTTGTACGTATTGTATCGTGCCATATACGCGAGGAAAAGAACGCAGTCGACGTCCAGAGGAAATTATTGCTGAAGTTCGTGAGCTAGCTGCGGCGGGCTATAAAGAGATAATGCTCCTCGGTCAAAATGTCAACGCTTACGGCAAAGACTTTGAGGACCTTGATTACCGTTTAGGTGATTTAATGGATGAATTGCGAAAAATCGATATTCCGCGTATTCGCTTTACAACGAGTCACCCACGTGATTTTGATGATTATTTAATTGAAGTACTAGCAAAAGGTGGCAACTTGGTTGAACACATTCATTTACCAGTACAATCAGGCTCAAATGAAGTGTTGAAAATTATGGCACGCAAATATAGTCGTGAGCATTTCCTAAGCTTAGTAGATAAGATTAAAGCAGCAATCCCAGGTGTAACGTTAACAACTGATATTATTGTTGGTTATCCAAACGAAACAGAGGAGCAATTCGAAGAGACTATTTCGTTATACCGTGAAGTAGGCTTTGAAATGGCCTTTACGTATATTTACTCTCCTCGAGAAGGTACGCCAGCTGCGAAGATGGTCGATAATGTACCAGAAGAGGTTAAAAAAGAGCGTTTACATCGTTTAAATGCGGTCGTACAAGAGTATTCTAGAAAAGCGTTAGAAGGCTTGAAAGGCGAAATTGTGGAAGTATTAGTGGAGGGCACAAGTAAACGTCGTGATGATGTGCTTGCGGGCTATACACGTAAAAATCGCCTAGTGAATTTCAAAGCGCCAACAGAGTTGATTGGACAGTTAGTGAAAGTGAAAATAACGGAAGCTACTTCTTATTCATTAACTGGAGAATTTGTGGAAGTAGTAAAAAATGAAAAGGTGGAAGCGTAA
- a CDS encoding histidinol phosphate phosphatase domain-containing protein, producing the protein MTIDYHVHLEEGPYSFRWLERTTRAISHFHEANSAAKGSKALVEWQVSALASRLHNGCYSEDWLDLYLQKAKQLGLQEVGIVDHLYRFQEARAYFERYMQLDDSQEIGQLQRYWLDSVMTENMDDFVLAIAKAKKRWRQHGVELKLGIEADYFVGGEKELTSLLQGQHWDYVIGSVHFVDGWGFDNPQTEHLFANMAPTTLQMNYAQFFTTVLQMIQSNMFDFVAHLDNFKVFNYYVEDEAFNLQWYEQIAQALVHTQTATEINAGLYYRYPVQEMCPGPLFLQVLVQHGVEFTVSSDAHFPDDLGKYTFDNADLLKSLGVQHLVGFNQRTKKYIAL; encoded by the coding sequence ATGACAATTGATTACCATGTACATTTAGAGGAGGGGCCATATTCTTTCCGTTGGCTGGAGCGAACTACACGTGCGATATCGCACTTTCATGAGGCTAACAGTGCTGCTAAAGGTTCAAAAGCGCTGGTCGAATGGCAAGTGTCAGCGTTGGCTAGTCGATTACACAATGGCTGTTATAGTGAAGACTGGCTCGATCTGTATTTACAAAAGGCAAAACAACTTGGTTTACAAGAGGTTGGGATTGTCGATCATTTGTATCGTTTTCAGGAAGCACGTGCCTATTTTGAACGATATATGCAATTAGATGATTCACAAGAAATCGGTCAACTGCAACGATACTGGCTAGATAGTGTGATGACTGAAAATATGGACGATTTCGTATTAGCGATAGCAAAAGCAAAAAAAAGATGGCGTCAGCATGGTGTCGAGTTAAAGCTAGGTATTGAAGCGGATTACTTTGTAGGTGGCGAGAAAGAATTGACGTCACTACTACAAGGACAACATTGGGATTATGTAATTGGTTCTGTTCATTTTGTAGATGGCTGGGGCTTTGATAATCCACAAACGGAGCATCTGTTTGCTAATATGGCGCCCACAACACTGCAGATGAACTATGCGCAGTTTTTTACAACGGTCTTGCAAATGATACAGTCTAATATGTTTGATTTCGTAGCTCACCTGGATAACTTTAAAGTCTTTAATTATTATGTTGAGGATGAGGCATTTAATCTACAATGGTATGAACAAATTGCACAAGCGCTCGTCCATACACAAACAGCTACAGAAATTAATGCAGGATTATATTATCGCTATCCCGTCCAAGAAATGTGCCCTGGGCCATTGTTTTTGCAAGTTTTAGTGCAACATGGTGTAGAGTTTACCGTTTCTTCGGACGCCCACTTCCCTGATGATTTAGGGAAATATACATTTGATAATGCCGATTTACTAAAAAGCTTAGGTGTTCAACATCTTGTAGGATTCAATCAACGTACAAAAAAATATATAGCGTTATAA
- a CDS encoding DeoR/GlpR family DNA-binding transcription regulator, giving the protein MTYAKIERFEFILKQLELDGKIIVTNIAEALFVAPETVRRDLDELEQQHLLTRVHGGAIKYTNVRTEPAFFRKLQMQKEAKCTIARQAAMRICDGDTIAVDTGTTTVHIADYLMAIDDITVVTHSIAAAAQFNLAIEERRMTGKVILLGGTTNPRQASVAGAMTLEWLGNMNFDKAFLSCGGMKNGIVYDYDLDESLISKKMLQQSKKSILLADASKINGQSFYQICHLAQCTEIMCDIACPEDWHEYEEQWTVCSGGKSG; this is encoded by the coding sequence ATGACGTATGCAAAAATTGAACGCTTCGAATTTATTTTAAAACAATTAGAGCTTGATGGAAAAATTATTGTCACAAATATCGCAGAAGCACTGTTCGTCGCACCTGAAACGGTTCGGCGGGATTTGGATGAGCTGGAGCAGCAGCATCTATTGACGAGAGTGCATGGAGGAGCAATTAAGTATACAAATGTGCGAACAGAACCTGCATTTTTTCGGAAATTGCAAATGCAAAAAGAGGCAAAGTGTACAATTGCTCGGCAGGCAGCGATGCGAATATGTGATGGCGATACGATAGCAGTTGATACAGGAACAACAACAGTTCACATAGCAGATTACTTAATGGCAATTGATGATATTACTGTTGTTACGCATTCAATAGCAGCTGCTGCACAATTTAATCTTGCCATTGAAGAAAGACGGATGACAGGGAAAGTTATATTACTGGGTGGAACAACAAACCCTAGACAAGCTTCGGTTGCTGGTGCAATGACATTAGAATGGTTAGGCAATATGAATTTTGACAAAGCATTTTTATCTTGCGGCGGCATGAAGAATGGCATTGTATATGATTATGATTTAGATGAATCACTGATTTCCAAAAAGATGCTACAGCAAAGTAAGAAATCAATACTTTTAGCTGATGCATCAAAAATTAATGGTCAATCATTTTATCAAATCTGTCATTTAGCTCAATGTACGGAAATCATGTGTGATATTGCTTGCCCAGAAGACTGGCACGAATATGAAGAACAATGGACTGTATGTAGTGGAGGGAAAAGTGGATGA
- a CDS encoding ABC transporter ATP-binding protein, whose product MSYIVIEGLHKKYEKTTVLSNIDMTIEKGQFITLLGPSGCGKSTILRIIAGLTDATAGKIQIEGKNMGGIQPKERQVGMVFQSYALFPNMTVKENIAFGLRMHKINNAEVEHRVQEILAIVHLTEKANAFPKELSGGQQQRVALARALVVRPKVLLLDEPLSALDAQIRKKLQSDLRAIQRQLGMTMILVTHDQDEAMAVSDKIFVMSNGEIAQSGTPTEIYMNPKSEFIANFIGHYNVFPRQVLETMVGLKLPGDSGKFAIRPEAIHVEKKDGDLCLLGVATQSLMSGNIVRTTLEGNCVFTMEQLHQRGQMLELGRNYACYVAKEDVIALS is encoded by the coding sequence ATGAGCTATATTGTTATTGAAGGACTTCATAAAAAATATGAAAAAACAACTGTCTTATCAAATATCGATATGACGATTGAAAAAGGTCAATTTATTACGCTTTTAGGGCCAAGTGGTTGTGGGAAAAGTACTATTTTGCGAATTATTGCGGGCTTAACGGATGCTACAGCAGGAAAAATACAAATTGAAGGAAAAAATATGGGCGGCATCCAACCGAAAGAGCGCCAGGTTGGAATGGTATTTCAATCCTATGCATTATTTCCGAACATGACCGTCAAAGAAAATATTGCCTTTGGCTTACGAATGCACAAAATAAATAATGCTGAAGTGGAGCACCGTGTGCAGGAAATTCTAGCGATCGTACATTTGACAGAAAAGGCGAATGCATTTCCAAAGGAATTGTCTGGGGGTCAACAGCAACGTGTAGCGCTTGCACGTGCGCTCGTTGTACGACCTAAAGTGTTACTTTTAGATGAACCACTAAGTGCGCTTGATGCGCAAATACGGAAAAAATTACAGAGTGATTTACGAGCAATCCAACGACAGCTTGGGATGACAATGATTTTAGTAACTCATGATCAGGATGAGGCGATGGCAGTATCAGACAAAATATTTGTTATGAGTAATGGCGAAATTGCACAAAGTGGCACACCGACAGAAATTTATATGAATCCCAAAAGTGAGTTTATCGCGAATTTTATTGGTCATTATAATGTCTTTCCACGCCAAGTGTTAGAGACGATGGTTGGATTAAAATTGCCTGGAGATAGTGGGAAGTTTGCCATTCGACCTGAAGCTATTCATGTCGAGAAGAAAGATGGAGACCTTTGTCTTTTAGGTGTTGCGACACAGTCGTTAATGAGTGGCAATATCGTTCGTACAACTTTGGAAGGTAACTGTGTATTTACAATGGAGCAATTACATCAACGAGGACAAATGCTTGAACTCGGTAGAAACTATGCGTGTTACGTGGCGAAGGAAGATGTGATTGCACTATCATGA
- a CDS encoding ABC transporter permease: MKKRGFANIVFLLLMLYLLLPIVATILYAFSSKWHKTIFPEGLTFKWLATLFQDAAFMQAFGRSVFLAGSAVAIALFVIVPAIFVIVLYFPKYEKWIQVAVVMVYSFPGIILAVGLIHVYSTVGVPMIVVVLGAYVIGILPYIYQGTRNSLRNVDARQLLDAAQLLGATKMQAFTKILLPTVYPGLFVGALLSFSVLFGEFVLINLVVGSRFETVQIYLMKKLSTSGHIASAVVFIYIVLMGLLTFAIAILTKRSKGATNV, translated from the coding sequence ATGAAAAAAAGAGGCTTTGCTAATATCGTCTTCCTCCTTTTAATGTTGTATTTGCTATTACCAATTGTAGCGACAATACTTTATGCCTTTTCATCAAAATGGCATAAAACGATTTTCCCAGAGGGACTGACATTCAAGTGGCTTGCTACACTATTTCAGGATGCAGCATTTATGCAGGCATTTGGACGTTCTGTCTTCCTTGCAGGAAGTGCGGTCGCCATTGCATTATTCGTTATTGTCCCTGCGATATTTGTCATAGTTTTATATTTTCCAAAGTATGAGAAATGGATTCAAGTGGCAGTCGTTATGGTGTATTCATTTCCAGGCATTATATTAGCCGTTGGATTAATCCACGTGTATTCAACAGTAGGCGTACCGATGATAGTGGTCGTATTGGGTGCCTACGTAATTGGTATTTTGCCTTATATTTATCAAGGGACTCGCAATAGCTTGCGTAATGTAGATGCAAGGCAACTGTTGGACGCCGCACAATTATTAGGTGCAACGAAAATGCAGGCATTTACGAAAATACTGTTACCTACCGTTTATCCAGGCTTGTTCGTTGGCGCACTATTATCATTTTCAGTGCTATTTGGCGAATTTGTACTTATTAATTTAGTAGTAGGCTCGCGCTTTGAAACTGTACAAATTTATTTAATGAAAAAGCTAAGTACGAGTGGTCATATTGCTAGTGCGGTCGTCTTTATTTATATCGTACTTATGGGCTTATTAACGTTCGCGATTGCGATATTAACGAAACGTTCGAAAGGTGCGACAAATGTATGA
- a CDS encoding ABC transporter permease — MIVLISKRQSFAWLTPFLLLVLLFFLVPLLYMLVTSFSNNEGFTLAQYKSVLTNNYILQGFKNSVTLSVISAVVALVVTLFAVFAMTNFSQPVREKILIVTNLTSNFSGIPLAFAFIVLLGNSGLFTLLFEKWEIGALSSFSLYSWSGLLLIYIYFQLPLALMLLYPIYDGIQQQWKEAAALLGASTFQFWMKIGIPVMLPGIVGTFSVLFANAMGAYASAYALTSSNYNLVAIRIGALIKGDIFAQPELASAIAVLLAVTMVTAMLISEWSIKKTRGKL, encoded by the coding sequence GTGATAGTTTTGATATCCAAGCGGCAATCTTTTGCCTGGCTTACACCTTTCCTGTTACTTGTATTGTTATTTTTCCTAGTGCCATTACTGTACATGCTTGTAACGAGCTTTAGTAATAACGAAGGTTTTACGTTGGCGCAATATAAATCTGTATTAACAAATAATTATATTTTACAAGGGTTTAAAAATAGTGTGACGTTATCGGTCATTTCTGCTGTAGTAGCGCTAGTAGTTACGTTGTTTGCAGTTTTTGCGATGACCAACTTTTCACAGCCAGTACGCGAGAAAATATTAATAGTAACAAATTTAACTTCGAATTTTTCAGGTATTCCTTTAGCTTTTGCGTTTATTGTCTTGCTTGGCAATAGTGGGCTATTTACATTGCTATTTGAAAAATGGGAAATAGGCGCTTTATCGTCCTTTTCCCTTTATAGCTGGAGTGGTTTATTGCTCATTTATATTTATTTCCAACTGCCGTTAGCACTAATGCTACTGTATCCGATTTATGATGGCATACAGCAGCAATGGAAGGAAGCGGCTGCGCTTTTAGGTGCTTCGACTTTTCAGTTTTGGATGAAAATAGGAATACCCGTTATGTTACCAGGTATTGTGGGAACCTTTAGCGTGTTATTTGCCAATGCAATGGGAGCCTATGCATCTGCATACGCTCTAACTAGTAGTAATTATAATTTAGTTGCTATCCGTATTGGTGCACTGATTAAGGGAGATATTTTTGCACAACCCGAGTTAGCAAGTGCTATTGCCGTCTTACTGGCGGTAACGATGGTGACCGCAATGCTAATAAGTGAATGGAGCATAAAGAAAACAAGGGGGAAATTGTGA
- a CDS encoding alkaline phosphatase family protein: protein MPNKKVALIVIDALRFDTACTHMGFMQHLVERNLASRFEVRSEVPSLSRPLYETILTGTPPIVHGVTSNISVRLSTQTSLFHLAKSNGLSTAAAAYYWVSELYNRAPFQHMEDRLQFDTKLPIENGLFYFEDHYPDSHLFAEAAWLMDQKQPDFLYIHPMNVDDDGHKFTADSAPYRNRVLAVDALLSLFIPKCMAQGYEVIVTADHGMTSDGNHGGSTIEDRHVPMFVISQAVKAGVKDGVVSQLQVAPLCCHLMNIEPSEEMVPLLLEGVQTLKQTN, encoded by the coding sequence ATGCCAAATAAAAAAGTCGCTCTCATTGTCATTGATGCCCTTCGATTTGATACAGCATGTACACATATGGGATTTATGCAACATTTAGTAGAACGTAATTTGGCTTCACGTTTCGAGGTTCGTTCTGAAGTACCGTCTTTATCGAGACCATTATATGAAACGATTTTAACGGGAACTCCACCAATCGTTCATGGTGTAACAAGTAATATATCGGTGCGCTTATCGACACAAACTAGTTTATTTCATTTGGCGAAGTCCAATGGTTTATCTACAGCAGCAGCTGCTTACTATTGGGTAAGTGAGCTATACAATCGAGCGCCATTCCAGCATATGGAGGACCGTTTACAGTTCGATACAAAGCTCCCGATTGAAAATGGCTTGTTCTATTTTGAAGACCATTACCCAGATAGTCATTTGTTTGCAGAGGCAGCGTGGTTAATGGATCAAAAGCAACCCGATTTCTTATATATTCACCCGATGAATGTAGATGATGATGGGCATAAGTTTACAGCGGACTCAGCGCCATATCGTAATCGCGTATTGGCTGTAGATGCACTATTGTCGCTGTTTATACCAAAATGTATGGCACAGGGGTACGAAGTAATTGTGACGGCAGATCATGGGATGACAAGTGATGGCAATCATGGCGGGTCGACGATTGAGGATCGACATGTACCAATGTTTGTCATTTCCCAAGCTGTAAAAGCAGGTGTGAAGGATGGCGTGGTGTCTCAGCTGCAAGTCGCACCCCTCTGTTGTCATTTAATGAATATAGAGCCTTCTGAAGAGATGGTCCCTCTATTATTAGAAGGTGTACAGACATTAAAACAAACGAATTAG
- a CDS encoding ABC transporter substrate-binding protein, with protein sequence MTIQKLWKKGFIGALAISMLAACSDSSSTSNEVNSDATLEEITEQAKQEGTVHSVGMPDTWANWVETWQELDSEYAIKHQDTDMSSAEELAKFEAEKDDATADIGDVGIAFGPIAKDKGLTLPYKTSYWDDIPEWAKDDEGHWIVGYTGTISFLTDINNVKNAPTSWEDLKNGDYHVSIGDALTANQAQFAILAAAMAFGGDESNIQPGIDFFAELAQQGRLQGDPSVANLEKGEIDVAILWDFNALGYRHQIDEKRFDVVIPSEGSVTSGYATIINKYAKNPYAAMLTREYILSDAGQENLAKGYARPIRENVKLSQQVQDLLLPAEMYKNAQPVNDQKQWEETTKQIPQMYQEQVLIHAK encoded by the coding sequence ATGACAATTCAAAAGTTATGGAAGAAAGGCTTTATCGGTGCATTAGCAATTTCAATGTTGGCGGCTTGCTCAGACAGTTCTTCTACTTCAAATGAGGTAAATAGTGATGCAACACTTGAAGAAATTACGGAACAAGCGAAACAAGAAGGAACTGTTCATTCAGTCGGAATGCCAGATACATGGGCAAACTGGGTAGAGACTTGGCAAGAGCTTGATAGTGAATATGCCATCAAGCATCAGGATACAGATATGTCGAGTGCGGAAGAACTAGCAAAATTTGAAGCTGAAAAAGATGATGCTACTGCTGATATTGGGGATGTAGGGATTGCCTTTGGACCAATTGCCAAAGATAAAGGCTTAACATTGCCATACAAAACATCGTATTGGGATGATATTCCTGAATGGGCGAAAGATGATGAAGGCCATTGGATTGTTGGCTATACAGGCACAATTTCATTTTTAACAGACATAAACAATGTGAAAAATGCACCAACCTCTTGGGAGGATCTTAAAAATGGAGATTATCATGTCAGCATAGGGGATGCTTTAACAGCAAACCAAGCACAATTTGCGATTTTAGCCGCAGCAATGGCTTTCGGAGGCGATGAATCGAATATTCAACCAGGTATTGATTTCTTTGCGGAATTAGCGCAACAAGGGCGTTTGCAGGGAGATCCATCAGTCGCTAATTTAGAAAAAGGCGAAATTGATGTAGCAATCTTATGGGACTTTAATGCATTAGGCTATCGTCATCAAATTGATGAAAAACGCTTTGATGTAGTAATTCCTTCAGAAGGCTCTGTAACATCAGGCTATGCCACGATAATAAATAAGTATGCGAAAAACCCTTATGCGGCCATGTTAACACGAGAATATATTTTATCGGATGCTGGACAAGAAAATTTAGCAAAAGGTTACGCACGACCAATTCGTGAGAATGTGAAGTTATCACAGCAAGTACAGGATTTATTACTACCTGCAGAAATGTATAAAAATGCACAACCAGTTAATGATCAAAAGCAGTGGGAAGAAACGACAAAACAAATTCCACAAATGTATCAAGAGCAGGTATTAATTCATGCCAAATAA
- a CDS encoding 2-oxoglutarate ferredoxin oxidoreductase subunit beta, whose amino-acid sequence MFVNNIIDFIAKKKEREERQRAQDLERYVATQCKFHQPENIDALVDGKVIEVKDHTLFLGFLSILKDEQIEPLHIFQDVFSLEPSRFEIAYNMKWWSVVQLAFTFLTILKENEPHTYADFLGLS is encoded by the coding sequence ATGTTCGTGAATAATATCATTGATTTTATTGCGAAGAAAAAGGAACGTGAAGAACGGCAGCGTGCACAAGATTTAGAACGTTATGTTGCGACTCAATGTAAATTTCATCAGCCAGAAAACATAGACGCTCTTGTTGATGGTAAAGTAATTGAAGTGAAAGATCATACACTTTTTTTAGGTTTCTTATCAATTTTAAAAGATGAACAAATAGAGCCGCTTCATATCTTTCAGGACGTTTTTTCATTAGAACCAAGCCGTTTTGAAATAGCCTACAACATGAAATGGTGGTCGGTTGTTCAGCTTGCTTTTACATTTTTAACGATTTTAAAGGAAAATGAACCGCATACATATGCAGATTTTCTAGGACTATCTTGA
- a CDS encoding 2-oxoacid:ferredoxin oxidoreductase subunit beta — protein MATFKDFRNTVKPNWCPGCGDFSVQAAIQRAAANVGIEPNELAVISGIGCSGRISGYINSYGFHGIHGRALPIAQGLKMANRDLNVIASGGDGDGFAIGMGHTIHAIRRNIDITYVVMDNQIYGLTKGQTSPRSAAGFITKSTPGGAIEPSLKPLEVALTSGATFVAQGFSTDIKELTALIEAGINHKGFSFINVFSPCVTYNKVNTYDWFKENLTKLADIEGYDNADRGMAMRTVMEHEGLVTGIIYQDKETTSYQEKVPGYAELPLTDIDIKMSENQFDALVQEFM, from the coding sequence ATGGCAACATTTAAGGATTTTCGTAATACAGTGAAACCAAACTGGTGCCCAGGTTGTGGCGACTTCTCTGTACAGGCTGCCATTCAACGTGCAGCAGCAAATGTAGGAATAGAGCCGAACGAACTAGCCGTTATTTCTGGTATTGGTTGTTCAGGTCGTATTTCGGGCTATATTAATTCATATGGTTTCCATGGCATTCATGGTCGTGCATTACCGATTGCACAAGGATTAAAAATGGCGAACCGTGATCTAAATGTTATCGCTTCTGGTGGTGACGGAGATGGTTTTGCGATTGGTATGGGGCATACAATTCATGCCATTCGTCGTAATATCGACATCACATATGTTGTTATGGATAACCAAATTTACGGTTTAACAAAAGGTCAAACATCTCCACGCTCGGCCGCTGGATTTATTACAAAATCTACGCCAGGTGGTGCAATTGAGCCATCGTTAAAACCGTTAGAAGTCGCATTAACAAGCGGCGCTACATTTGTGGCACAAGGTTTCTCAACGGATATTAAAGAATTAACAGCTTTAATAGAAGCGGGCATTAATCATAAAGGCTTTTCATTTATCAACGTATTTTCACCATGTGTCACATACAACAAAGTGAATACGTATGATTGGTTTAAAGAAAACTTAACAAAGCTTGCTGATATTGAAGGTTATGATAATGCTGACCGTGGCATGGCAATGCGCACAGTAATGGAGCATGAAGGCTTAGTAACAGGTATTATTTATCAAGATAAAGAAACAACTTCTTATCAAGAAAAAGTTCCTGGTTACGCTGAGTTACCACTAACGGATATTGATATTAAAATGAGTGAAAATCAATTCGATGCACTTGTGCAAGAATTTATGTAA